In Shouchella patagoniensis, the following are encoded in one genomic region:
- a CDS encoding RES family NAD+ phosphorylase, which translates to MNIQHNEYTLETRRHFSKLIREIFGDEPRTYTISSINDIYTLLKKLSDKLMENEKKMNYIWWWRGTKNSHIRNFKVLDNFLLLNEWRIEVSEIYVNISPISIFDFIIFRINGSENQEPDVKNYKWRHGSFPIDLSRNNFDDNNIREYCYQSENFTFKQPYNFILTAQFGLPNLKIYTDDQVGFMLNKLLFKEIDYEYFTQWYVRLLTRLKKDVNDFYDHLVEFPMLGLNHNLGQSINEGFKEAYKYHLKNKTFYRARKLEEFKPFDEEGMWHPPSHLVDVFEGRYNHFGQSFLYMAEDEITAFKEVVPEWYRSCSMVKFEIREAVNILDLRRINFYEEDIGLKYIIIHYMLVHEGTVSQEIKNSHVKPEYLVPRFVADCARSHNYDGIIFNSTKTDSYNLVIFEPDKLKQNDKIKILDKPYIYSIN; encoded by the coding sequence ATGAACATTCAACATAATGAATACACGTTGGAAACAAGACGTCATTTTAGTAAATTGATTAGAGAGATTTTTGGAGATGAACCTAGAACCTATACTATCTCTAGTATAAACGATATATATACTTTATTAAAAAAGTTAAGTGATAAGTTGATGGAAAATGAAAAAAAAATGAACTATATTTGGTGGTGGAGGGGTACAAAAAACAGTCACATTCGAAATTTTAAAGTCCTTGATAACTTTTTACTTTTAAATGAATGGAGAATTGAAGTCTCAGAAATTTATGTAAATATATCTCCTATTTCAATATTTGATTTTATCATTTTTAGAATTAATGGCAGTGAAAATCAAGAACCTGATGTTAAGAATTACAAATGGCGCCACGGAAGTTTTCCTATAGATCTATCTAGAAATAACTTTGATGACAACAATATTAGGGAGTATTGTTACCAATCGGAAAATTTCACTTTTAAGCAGCCATATAACTTTATATTAACTGCACAATTTGGTCTCCCCAATTTAAAGATCTATACAGACGACCAAGTTGGATTTATGTTAAACAAATTGCTCTTTAAAGAAATAGACTATGAATATTTTACTCAATGGTATGTTCGATTACTAACCAGGCTTAAAAAAGATGTAAACGATTTTTATGATCACCTTGTAGAATTTCCCATGCTTGGTTTAAATCACAACTTGGGGCAATCCATTAATGAAGGATTTAAAGAAGCATACAAATATCACCTTAAGAATAAAACATTTTATAGGGCAAGGAAATTAGAAGAGTTTAAGCCATTCGATGAAGAAGGTATGTGGCATCCTCCCTCCCACCTGGTTGACGTATTTGAAGGAAGATACAATCACTTTGGTCAAAGCTTTTTATATATGGCAGAGGATGAAATAACTGCTTTTAAAGAAGTAGTTCCAGAGTGGTATCGCTCTTGTTCTATGGTTAAATTTGAAATAAGGGAAGCTGTCAACATTCTCGATCTAAGAAGAATAAACTTTTACGAAGAAGATATAGGTTTAAAGTACATTATTATTCATTATATGTTGGTTCATGAAGGAACAGTAAGTCAAGAAATTAAGAATTCCCACGTGAAGCCAGAGTATCTAGTACCAAGATTTGTAGCTGATTGTGCGAGAAGTCATAATTACGATGGGATAATTTTTAACAGTACTAAAACAGATAGTTATAATTTAGTAATATTTGAACCAGATAAGTTAAAACAAAATGATAAAATAAAAATTTTAGACAAGCCGTACATTTATTCAATAAATTAA